In Canis lupus dingo isolate Sandy chromosome 25, ASM325472v2, whole genome shotgun sequence, the genomic window TCCCCTGGGGGGTGCCGTCTGGCTCCcctgagaaggggagggggagaccgGGAGCCGCAGACCCTGCCCGGCGCCATTTCCACGGTTAATCAGTTTACCTGGGATGTGTATTTGGCTGGACCCCCCTGGGGACCCTCCCTGGCCACCCAGGGTCAGAGGATAATTTAAAAGCTCTTCAAAGCCGGGACCCTTCTCAGAGCCAGCCTAAGACTGGAAACCTGGGAGGGACAGGCTTTACTCTTCAAAGTGAGAACAAATGTGAAAGGATTTAGCACTTAGTAGgtagtcaataaatgttaactttgtTTCTCAGGTCTGggcttcccttccccccaccaccccagccaTCTCCAATCAAACCCGATCCTGTCCCTTCCTGAAATTCCACAAGACCGCAGGTCGTTTGCATTTTGAACTAGTGGTTGCCACTTCCCTTTCCAGACCCTTCCCCAGACTTCATTTCGTTCATCTGCAGATCGGCGCAGGAGAGCGCATGTTTGCCGTCCTTCCCGGGGCTGACTTTCACAGGAAATATTAAATTGTACCCGTTACGATTGTTATTTGTAACCTCAACCGTCCGGACGGGAGGACGCTCAACTTACGGAAGCTGCTGCCAAGTCTCCATTTAAGTCAGGTATTAGAGAGAAGCCCCTCTGCGCTTCGGCGTTCCTGGACGCCGAGGAGGCGCGCGCTTCCAGCGCAGCCGGTACCTGCGCGGCCGCAGACCCGCGCACTGCGCAATACGCTCTGGCCCGAAGGCACCCACAAGGTGCCAGCCCCAGCTCAACCCCTCTCGGCAGCTCTAGTTCCTCCTTTGTTCCAGGTGTGAAATCCCGACGGGAGCATAATGTGCCGCTCGGAAGGATCCTCCAACTGGGCCGCCAAATGGCCCAGAAGATCTTGGGCTCTATCTAAGCCACCGTAATCGGTTTCCCCGCTGAGGACTCCAGGGGAGGGCCGAGGGGACGCGGGCGCAGGGAGCCCGCGATCGCTAGCGCTGTGCACCAAGGCTCCCGGGGCTGCTCCTCCCAGCTGTCCAGCGAGCCTCGTTGGCCTCCCGCGGTCACCTGCACCTGGGCATGGCTGGCTCAGACACACGACGTCTGGGGCTGCACGGGGACACCCTCGGACCCTGACACCCCGCAGTCCTCTCTCTTCCAGAAAAGCATGCACAGAGCAGGCTGGCCCTCCCTGAACTGAATCTGGGCTCCTTGGGGCTGTGACCTTCACCGCCGCCAGCTCTCGGCACCTCCAGCTTCTGCGCCCACCCGGTCTGTCTCCTTGGAGGCTCCCGCATCCTGCCCCCATACGCGCACGCACACACCTGTGAAAAGTCCAacgctccccccccccgccccggccccggcccgcccggcgCTGGCGCTCAGTACTCACCGAGGTTGGGGTGTCGGGCGGCGGGGTTGGCCCTGCCGGGCAGGCTGTGCAGCACCGGGCTGTCGAAGGGgccggcggaggcggcggcggccgcggcccaGGACGCGCCCACGTCAGCCATGTAGGCGGGGTAGGGGCTGGAGTAGGAGCCCGCGAAGCCCGCGCGCCCGTACTGCTCGCGGCCGGCCaggcccgcgcccgccgccccgccgcccccgccgtaGGCCGCGGCctcccgggcggcggcggcggcggcggcggcggccagggACCCGGTGGTCCCCGGGAAGGAGAAGCGCGGCGACACGGGCGGGGGCGTGTAGGCGGCTCCGTCGGCGCCCGCCTGGCTCCAgcccgggctgccctgctgggCTCCGGGCCCGGCCGCCGACGGGGCCCcgccggagccgccgcccgaggaGGCCCCGGACGCCGCGGCCCCGCCTCCGCCCTGCAGGTAGGACAGGCCCAGCACGGACGAGGGCACCCGCGGCGTGGGCACGTAGACCGGCGAGGACGCGGCGCCCGCGCCGTGCATGAAGGCGCCGGGGCCGCCCGCCTCGTAGGCGCCGGGAGGGGGGCCGTGGTTGGCGGCCATGGCCAGGCTCTGGTACATCGCCCCTCGAGCCCCGGGCGCCGGGCCCTCTCCCTCACTGGCGGGCCAAGGCGCAGCGCGGGGAGACAGAAGaaggacaattaaaaaaaatagtgatgatcGTGTACGGGTGAGGGGCTGTCGCGCAAACGAAGgtcaaaaatcaaaagtaaagaaaaacagaTCTCTCAAAAAAATATGAACGTATTAAATCCAGAATcgagccaaaaaaagaaaaaaaaaaagagagaagaaaagaaagactctCTAGGCTCTGGTTTACAGGAAAATCCCAAATTGAAATTTTGGTTCTTCCCGGAGGTGCTGGAGGAGGGGCTGCTGCCTCGACCCCAGGGCCTGGAGGTCCCGAGCGCCTGCGGGTGGCagcggggcccgggcccgggcctggAGGCGCGCGGGCGGCGGTCGCGGCGCACGGTCTTCAGGACGCCCGCAGGCTCCGGCCGCCGTGCGGGGGGCGGGCTCCCTTCCTCGCTGTGGCCACGGTCCTAAAGCAGGAAcgacaaaaaaaaaggggggggggacagaagTTCAGTCGGAGCTTTCACGCCCCACTTCCCCTGCGCTGCGAACCCAAGAAACCGCCGCTCTCGGCGCCCAGCTTTGGAAGCCAGACGGTTCCGAAAGAAACTGGGGTCTGCGCCTTGCGGAGGCCGGGGGGCCTGGCTGCTCCAGGGAAGCCTGCCTGGGGAGGGCCGCTTTACAGACATGGTTATTGGGCATGTAATTATTGATTGTGACCtaagtcaaaaataaattttttttattgcttgtcAGGAAGGACTttaattttaccttatttttcaaACAGATTCTTGTCCCAGTATTTTCTAAGCTTAAGTGTTTCAGGTTTCCAGCAGAGTGGCCAGAACCCAAGAAATATGGCTCATCTTCCTCCTGCGTAACCCTCAGCGTCCCTGGCCGTGAAAACACTTTAGATTGCCCGAGAAAGACGACAAACTTTATAAAAACCAGCAACCTAAGAAAATTTtgtttgtgatcttttttttttttaactagaggTAGAGTCTAAATGTTTATACATGAGCACAGTGTCTGCTAAGTCTCTCTTAAAGGATTGTGAGATCTCTTATCCATCCACACACTTTACCATGTAGAAGTCAAATCAGAGGAGATATTTGTATCTTGCAGTTATATTTTAGCAATTTTGCAGACTggatatcaaaaccagaaaattgaAAGGGATGTGCAACTCACTTTACAGAACTACAAATGGGCCATTCAGACTCACTGAATGGGTTTTTCCATATAGAATCACTGGTCCACCCACGTAGGGAATCAGAACACCAATGCCACCGCTTGAAAGGGAAGAACAGTTCATAGGACTTGGTTATATCCTTGtatcctgtgtttttattttctcaggcaACTTTTCCGATAAAACAAGAGCTCTATGATCTTAAGCACCTGCTCTGTTCCAGGTCCTTTTTGCCACAGCTCCACTAAGGAAAAGCGTGtctcctcattttacaaaagcGGGAACTCCTGAAGCATTGCAAAGTTTTGAAACTTGTCAAAGACCAAACTACAATTAAAGGGTGGTAGGGGATAGAATCTGTGGGCCTCCAGGGTTTGAGGCTCACCACTACACTCCCACTTTTCTCCTTAACAAGCAGCAGCTACTTTTAACAGtggtttctttttcattgcaATAGAATTGCAAAGATATTAACTGACCTTTATTACACTAAATCCAGGCTCTTTCGCTTATTGAATGACtttagacaaattacttaacctctctgcctcagtttccttatttgcaaaaatgcaaatgttaaaGGTATCTATCTTATGAGTCACTGTGAAgattatgaatattaaaattaatatatataaagcactgtAACAAGGTTTTATAAAACCTGTAACAGGCACAAAGTTCTATACAATTGTTGGTCATTATTATTATAGATTTCTAGTGTGCCATAAGACAGTGCCTCAGATATAATCATACTATAATAAATGGGCATCTTaagtattgtaaaaaaaattctgaaaatgggATTTCTAAAACACACTatataatgctttttttaaacatctttgcaACATCACTAATGATAACGGAGTCAATAGCACTGTATTCTAGAGTCACATGTTAATTCCAAGACTGTTCATTATTTGCTTTGAAAACTATACAATAAATTATTGGTTTGTTGGACATTTTCTTCCAGTACGAAGTTTGGGTAGAGGGTGGATACAAAAAAATTAGATCTGAGGGGCATCTGGccggctcagttggcagagcatgtgactcttgatgtccaGGCTGTAAGCCTGAGCCCAATGgctgggtgtacagattacttaaaatgccaaaaaaataaaaaaaaaatctaacatcaCCAACTTCACTCTTTGtgaatgaaggcaaaaaaaaaatcagtacctCACAGGAATCTCTGGGTTTCAATAAGTAAATACATAGGTTTACCTTGATAAAATAtccagtatttaatttttatatcaaatagTTGACCATATCATTGTATTTTCTGTAATACTCAACTTCTGCAGTTCTAAAACATAACTTCATACTTTTTTCTCACATAACTGCAGAAAAAGAAGATTTATCATTTTGTAAGCCAATTTCCAATACGCATACAGACGCTAATTTACaagctttaaaatgtaaatgttaaaaatgccATAAATCTAACATTTGTCTTTATTACGTGCTCTGCCTTTCTAAAGCGTAAAGCGGCTGGTACATTACCTGGGCGTTGCATTACTGAACAATAGAAGGTGGAGAAAATATCACTCTATACCTTTCTGGAAAGACGAGAAATCATCCTGCTCATTTTTGATACTAAGCCTTGGTTCAGGCATCCGCAGAGATAGCCTCGGGAGCTACTGAGAATGGCGGGTCTGACCTCACCATGGGGCTCAGGCCTGCTccccattttttcctctcttcctgatCACTCATTCCAGTTCACTTCAAATTCACAGACCAAACAGGAAATGCTTTCTTCGTGATTTCGCCCACAGCCCTTTTCCAATCTATTTCTGATGGTGGGAGGATCCAAAGCTTTGCCCTCCTGTCCGCGTCTATTTGCAAGTCACTCCGGCTCTTTGGGCTCAGCTCACACCTCGGTTCTCGGCCTGCCGCGCACACAACTGTCACACGCGAACGCACACACTGGCCAGCAAGAAGAGAGCGGGCCGCTGCAGGGGAACGTGGGGCCTCGGAGGTGGTGGGGGTATCCCTCCGTGATCCCTGCCTTTACAAACCTGCAAACCTGCTCTTGGCTGTCCATTCCTTTTCCGAGAAACGCAGGAAATACTGCCCTGCGGCGCTTCCCCAATCTTCCCCGAAGAGCCACAGTGCTGCCCCGAATCCTCCCAGCCCGGGGTACCTCTCCACTCTGGTTCCCCACCGAAAGGCCTCCTGGTGCCCTCAGCCTGGCGGCAGTTGACCAGCCGGGCATCCTCCTCTTCCCTgaaggacccccacccccacccccaccctcagcccagagCCAAGCGACAGAATACCGTGGAACGGGGCAGCTGGCCGAGGCCGGCGGAGGGACTTACTGCTTTCCTCCCAGGTTCCGGCCTTCAGCTACTTTCACCCACAGCAGGGTGAGTGGGTGGGGTTGCTAGCTTCGTGGGTGGCGTCTGACTCCCCCGACCCCAGTCAGGAAGGCTAGGAGGCTGGCCAGAAGGGCATCAAGAGTCCGGGCGCTCAGTGGCCCCGTTCCTGCCTTGGAAGCGCGTCCCTGGGGCCCGAGGCCCAGTCGCGCTGCCTTCCACCGCCACTCTGAGTCCCCGCAGTCACCGACGGGCGACACTCCGCCGtctgagccccccgggcggccTGTCCCGGGTCAGTGGGTCAGTGTGATTTAGCACGGCCATCACCCCCATCCAGGCCCTGGCCTGGGAGGTGCAAACAAGGTCTGGAGAATGTatgcgggtggggggggggggcggggattaAAAACGTtcaagttcacacacacacaaaaatcaaaaagCACTTCGATTACCCCTCTCcgcttccccctcctccacctcacTAGGAGTTAAAGACGCTAGTAAGTCAATGCCCAAAGCTGAGCAGTCTCTGGCCAACTTGGGGGCGGAGGGAGTGCCCCAcgtctccttccttccatccaccaGTTACCTCTCCACTCCCAGGCAAGCAGCGCAGAGGAGCTCTGAGTTTCGCTGACGGCGGGAAAGAGCCCGGCGAGGAAAGAGAAGGCCGTACCTGCCGGGACTCGCGCTTCCTGGAGGGCCGGCGCGCGCTCCCCTGTGCGCCCGGGGAGCTACTGCGGCGGTGCCTCTCGCGGCCACTGTGCCGGCCGCCTCCGCGTCCCCCAGGTCCCGGCGCGGGTCCCCTCGCCCCTGCGCCCCGGCTCCCGGGCGCTGACTGGCCCGTGCGAGTCACGTGcaagggcggggggcgggggtgcgccGCAGAGGCTGCACCTCCGCTCTGCGCCGAGCTGCGGGGCTGTTCGAAAAACTCCCCTAGCAGGCAAAGTCCAGGCGCACGGATCTCGGAAAGGGCCGAAGTGCCAGTGCCGGGGCGCGGGGCTTCACCCACCGCCGCGCCTGAGGTCGATTCGCTTTGCAGTTTTGCCCAGGGTCGGCTTTATTCAGGAGCCCCCctcgcctccctcctccctccaccccatcccccacccccgcctcccggTGGTCCGGGTCTAGCCGCAGTCCTGGACTCCCGCGGCCAGGGGCGGGGCTGATAGAAGGAAAGGTGACCTCTTGGGCAAGACCCCTGATCGGCTGTGGTGCACGGGGCCATCAGACGAGCCCGGCTGGCTGCGAGTCTCCACGAGGTAGTGGATAGTGGGGATCCCGCTAGCCCCAAACTGCGAGTGGAAAAGACACGAAAGCTGGGACTGGCCCACTCGAGTCAGAGCGCAGGCACCAAAGCTTCCCTTTAGCCTTCCCAGAAGCCTGGGGAGTCCGCAAGG contains:
- the GATA4 gene encoding transcription factor GATA-4 isoform X3 produces the protein MYQSLAMAANHGPPPGAYEAGGPGAFMHGAGAASSPVYVPTPRVPSSVLGLSYLQGGGGAAASGASSGGGSGGAPSAAGPGAQQGSPGWSQAGADGAAYTPPPVSPRFSFPGTTGSLAAAAAAAAAREAAAYGGGGGAAGAGLAGREQYGRAGFAGSYSSPYPAYMADVGASWAAAAAASAGPFDSPVLHSLPGRANPAARHPNLVDMFDDFSEGRECVNCGAMSTPLWRRDGTGHYLCNACGLYHKMNGINRPLIKPQRRLSASRRVGLSCANCQTTTTTLWRRNAEGEPVCNACGLYMKLHGVPRPLAMRKEGIQTRKRKPKNLNKSKTPAGPSGGESLPPASSASSNSSNVATSSSEEMRPIKTEPGLSSHYGHSSSMSQIPARTWDLEDGRDEALGSREPACSVGE